The following is a genomic window from Solanum lycopersicum chromosome 6, SLM_r2.1.
ATCTTAGCTAAAGCCACTCATCGAATAATACAGCAAGTGATCTGTATCTGCTAAGAATGATGAACCTTCTATCACGTGCGCAAACGAGTCCAAACTAGAATTTCTGGAAGGAGAAGATACTCCATctaaattttctgattttttggCAACTTTCTTTAGATAGAATATCCGTTCGTCCAGCCAAATGTTGTGCTATCCGAGACCACCTATTTATACATAACCTTTTTAGATAATGGATCTCAACATAAAGGATTATTCTTCAAATACTAaaggtaaattaaataataggcACCTCGGTGCATGAAGCCTCTTATGCTCACATAGAATCTAGGAAGAGCCACACCCCAAGGGGGTGTAACGTGGACAACCTACACAAGCATCCGACTTATTTATCGGCTCGTTTATCAATATTACAACTTACAACACTTTCCTTTGTTAAGTTTGTACATATTAGTGCTATATAGTGAGGAGGTCGATGTTCTGAAAGTCCACCGTGGTTTGGCAAAAAGGGCATTCGATACGCCTTCTAAATATCTGAAACCTTGTCCTCCTTCTTCTTTAGGGAGCTACAAGCTTATCCCATGCCACCTTATGCTTACCTTACACCTTCTGCAGTTTTATTCCCTATGTTTCCATTGGATAAGttcttttctcaatttttgATACCATCACAGATGAAGTTAATTCTATCTCAACATTCTTTAAACTTGATCCAAGAAGGCTACAATACTTCCAATTAAATTTTATGACAGTACATCAATCCGTAGCAGCCCTATATCTAATTGTAACGAGCTTAATGTTGTCATGAGAAACTTGGAACtgtttatcaaaaatataaagttgTGTTATGTGTTTATACATGTGTAATCATCTAACTACTTGCATTGCTATCACAACCTGGGAAGGAACCTGAGAGGAATTGGTAACACATCCATGCGAAGAGACACAACAACAGCTTACTGCGATCCCTAGTGTAGTTTGAAAGAGAGGATCGCATCATGAATTTAATAAGATCTTTTTCACCGCGCTTCTATAGCATATGCTGAAAATACTAACAACTACGTAGTTCAAAAAAACATAACTTATCACAAAGTAGAGAGTAACTTGAGTTTCAGCCAAAACAAACACGCCCTGCTGGTTGATTTGGTGGAAGAAcatgatgaaaattatatgctaaatatccaatttcatgattaacATAAGAAAATGATAACAAGAGTAGTACTGCACCATGACACTTGACCATATATGTTATCACACTTAAATGGTAGAATTTACCACCAAATTCGAGATTCAGACGGTCAGACCTATACCAAATTCACTTATTCGATTATCAAGTTGATTGGAGATTAAGACATGACATAGTATAACAAAGTCAAACGAGCAGTAAACCACCAAAAATGAGAATGTCTATGTAAACAAACATTATTCAGTTCAGGATGAAAAAAGGAACACAAATTTGTCTAGTATCTCATCttttgaacaaaaaaacatatatagcTAAAACAAGCTATCTCTTAATCTTCAACAATGAGATGAAAGCTAACTCCATCGACTCAAAAGAAGTAATGCATTTTGTCTTGGATTATCACTTGCACTTGAGAGAAGTTTTGATCCCATTAATTATACCTTTGATGATTCCATTTGCATTTTTGGCTGACTCTATAGTGTGCGTTTTATTTTGGAAGGGTTTAACCAACATTTGCAACCCAATAGTCACAAGCGATCCACCATAGAATACATTATCATTACAATCTTGAAAAGAATCGGGCACAATTGCAATTCCACATGGAAAGAGAGCCACACTAGAAGGGTCCCCTATTTTCTTCACCACATTCATTGCTAGTGAATCCATTCTTGCATATACTACAAGGGATCCTGTTGCGTCCGTGAAAGTATCTTGCAAGATCATCATGTTATTTTGATTAGTACTGGTGCCATGCCCCTACAAGTCCAAAccaacataatattttatttataaatcaatGATTAGTCAAAAAGAACTGATACTGtcatgtttttcaaaaatacaataatcaaTCACTCACATTAGCTTGAAAAACAGAGATGTTATTATCAATGTTGTGATCCTTGGGAATGTAGACCACTAGTTTCATGAAATCACCAATATTGGAGAAGACATCCCATTGACTCCTCGTTCGTTCATCTATAAGGAATTTAAACAAGCGTTGATGTTTCACGGGCAACCAGATGGTCTTTGTGGCACTCAACACTATACCATTAGGTTCACCGAGGTCACTGATATTATTTCTCTTCATCAATTTAACATCTTTACCCTTTGCTAATTGAACTATTTGCCATTGATGAGCGGTTCCACAAACCCCTGCACAGAAGTTGTGAGTCATGCATTGCGCCAACTTTCCTACATTTTTCTCACCATTTAAACCAACTGCCACAAATAAAACCTCATCAGAATCCAAAATTCTTGTTAGTAATCAAAAGTTTAAACAAATGGAACAATAATGGGACATGCATTGTCACCTTTGGGGTCACTGAATAACCTCATTGATCCCAAAAACATATATTGCCTTTGCAAAGTAGCCATCCACCTTTGTGCGCCAAAACCAAGACCAGACCTGACCATAGGGCGATACAGATGGTGGACAACATTTTCATTATACTTCATGTGCTCGATCCAAGTTACCTGAAAATATTACATCAATTTTACAAGACCACTAAATGAATTAGTATACTCATGAAAACTAATGCACAAAATACAGCCCAAGAAAGGTGTGTAATATCAACCATCTGCTGTGGAGATGAGAGAAATATACATTAAAGTAACTTAtgtattagaaataaaaataaaaatgtattactttcaTACAAAGACCATAAATTCGTAAATTCAAGATATATAATACCCCTCGATAATATCATTTCTAATGGTCAGTTATACTAATCATTCTAACAAAAGGTGTTGCATTATGAAATTAGATGATAGTGTAAATTATAGAATCATTTTCAAACATAAAATGCCAATATAAGGTTAGAATTATTAGGATACCACTTTTAATGTATCTGTTATGATCTCAATCTAGCTAATAAAAAACTTGTTGTGTTGattgtttaaattttgtaattggATTTTGATCTCGATTGACATCATAACATTATCCTACTTGGGGCATGTTCTTACTAGGAAAGGTATAGCTACGGATCCTCCCAAATTAGAGCCATTGTCGAGTGGCACAGACCAAAAACACTCAAAGCACTTGGAGGATTCACTGGTCTTACTGGCTACTACAGGAAGTATGTTGTTAATTATAGTACTATCAATAGGCCCCTCACTGATTTGTTAAAAAAGGATGCACCTTCAAATGAGATCTAGAGGCAGTAATAATAGCATTTGAAGCCCTTAAGACAGCTATGAGCACCACACATGTGCTCGCACTTCCTAACTATTCACAGGAGTTGGTCGTTGAGACTGATGCTAATATCATGGAGGCATAGGTCCAATACTTATGCAGAAGGGAAGACAAATTGCTTATTTTAGAAAGATGTTGGCACCCAACCACCGAGGGAAGTCTATTTATGAGAAGAAGTACATGGCTTTGTTAAGTGTTGTGGATAAGTGGAGACACTATCTACTGTTCAAGCACTTCATGGTGCAGATTGACCATCATTGCTTAAAATATGTGCAGTAATAAAAGATAAGCTCGACTATTCATAAGAAGGATTTAACCAAGCTGTTAGGGCTTGATTACGAGGTTCAATACAAGAAAGGTGCAGAAAATAAAGTAGTTGATGCCTTGTCTATGAAACAAGAAGGGATGGATCCTTTGGATGATCAAAATTTAGTGGTCATAAGTAGGAGTGGCAAACGAGCAGTCGAGTCGAATATGAGTcgatcaaaaaattaataaaataaaagtgggTAAGTTCTCCGACTCGACTCATATTTTAAATGGGTAAAAAGGAATTACCCAATGGATAATATGGATAATCATATTTACCTATACTATATTAGAGATCTTGTTTAAAgatttaagaacaaaaaaaaagattattttttttatcacttcACTCCACCACCCCCTACAAGCCCCAGCCCCAACCTCCCAAAAAatgtaacaaaaataaaaataaaaatccacccaacccctaccccccccccccacacccCATCCAAAAAACAACTAATTTTTgtcattaaatttttctttaaaataaattaccaCACCATCCCCCTACCTCCACCCACATCCCCTAAAATATGTGTACTACTCGTTTTTTTACCAATTTTTAAATGAGTTGGATACCAATTCATTTAAAATAGGTAATATGAATGGATATCCATATTATTTACCCATTTTGCCACCCTCAATCGTAAGCAATTGCACCTCAACTTAGATACAAAAGATTATTGGGAGTTATATAGAGGATGCTCATGTCCAAGACATTCTTACACTACTAGCAATAAATTCCCATGGACCCAATTTATTGAACTACTCAGCTGGAATATTACAGAACAAGGACAAGATATATGTAGGATCTCACGGGACTCTCTGACAACAACTCATTTTTTCATTCCGTGACACTCCCTTAGTGGTCATTCAGATAGGTAAATTGAAAAGGCGATAACAACTCTTCTATTGGCCAAAGATAAAGGTTATGGTTAAAGATTATGATTTTCAGTTGTAATGTATGTAATAAGAATAAGGATGATAATGCAATTTATTCGGGATTGTTGCAACCCTTATTCCAAATCAAGCATGATGTCATATTAGACGGACTTTGTGGAAGGTCTTAGTCTAAGGATGTCATATTAGTGGTGGTTGACAAATTTAAGAAGTATGCCCACTTCATATAGCACTATCACACCTATATACTACTGCTATGGTTGGTTGTATCTTTAGCAAAAGAATACATAGCCTATGTGGCACTCTAGAATCTATTGTGATTGGTAGGACAAAGTGATTCTGAGCAATTTTTGGTGAGTTTTATTCAACTTACTGGGCACTCAACTCAATTATAGTTCTGCCTATCACCCttaaagtgatggtacaacaCAAAGGGTTAACAAGTGCTGGGAAAACTACTTAAGATACATGGTGGTAAGCAAGCCTAACCCGTGGAAATAATGGCTATTTTTGCTGAATTGTGGTATATTACTAATTTTCATACAGGGTTGAAGTGTATCCCTTGTAAAGCTCTTTATGGGTATACACCCCCTCAGCTATGTATCAGTCCTTTATTAGAAAATGTAGTGCAAACTTTTGAAGATGTGATCATACAGAGGCAACAAATTTTTACAATATCTCAAGGATAACTTACATGCATCTCAAGCCAAGATGAAGTAATTTGTTGATTATAGAAGGATTGATAGAGAGTTTGCAGTTGGTGATTTAGTATATTTGAAGTTCTATCCATACAGACAAACATCACTAGTACTAATAAGGAACCTTAAGCGCAACTCTAAACACTATGGTCTCTATCTGGTTATTACTAAGATTGGTAATGTGGCTTACAAACTAGTATTAATTATTACTTGAATCTAAGGTCCACCCTATTTTCCATGTCCCATTACTCAAAAAGAAAGTGGACAATAATGTAGTGGTTGTGGTTCAGTCATCTCTGCCTAACACTGAAGTTGATGGTCAGTTCATCGTGTTGCCATTCTACAGAGGCAAATAGTTAAGCAGATCAATCTTATTTCTATAAAGGTGTTAGTTAGTTCAATGGTGAAACCTTCAAACTGAAGATGCTACATGGGAGAGGGGGAGGGGTATGTTATGATATCAACCCTAGCTAATAAAATGTTGTTATAATCAAGATTTGAACTCGGAAAAGAAAGCCACTTACAGGAAAAATAAAAGACTGAAGGGTCaagatttatttcatttaaataaagTTCAAGGAACGAGATTGTGTCACATGGATGGACGGTTATATATGTACACATCATCACATAGGAGTGAGAAGGCTAACTGAAATCTGTTAATTTCAGTCAAATTTCTTTCTCTTCTCATCTAACGAAGTCTGGTTCTCTCCTCATCTTTTTCTTCTGCAGATTTTATCACTAATTGAGCTCACTATtaacttgttttttttaatatatagtatTTCTTGTTCATTAGAGTTCAATATTTGTGTTTCGACATATAACAGAACATTGCCCCAAAAAACTTGTTGTGTTGATTGTTTAAATTATGTTATTGGATTTTGATCTGGATTGAGGTCATAACATTATCCTACTGAATACTTCTCAAAACACACCAAGGACAAACAGTTGTGAAGAGAAGAAATACTTCAAACCCTAAATAATGAATGAGGCGACAGCCCGACAATATCCACCAAAATAGAGCAAAACATTATTGTGTGTCTACAGAccttacttttaaaaaataaatcaataaaaacaaaTCAATGCAAACTAAGAAAAATAGATCATTAAATTTAGAGAAACTTTGGAGGTCTACATGGGAAGCAAAATAAAAACACAGTTTAAGTTTAATTACCTTTGAGTAACCATCAAGCAGATCTTGCACAACACAGCCAGAAGGAAACCTTTGACAATTCCTAATTTCAcattgttttgcacttttttttatcaagtcaACGGAGACATCCACTATAACCCAAATACCTTTCGCATACTAGTGACAGTAGCGCAAAAATGTTATTTCTCGAACAGAAACCAAATTAGAAATCATTTGTATTTCAGTGTTAATCTGCAAATCAATACTTTCAAACTCTTAGTGCATGGAATAATAGGATAAATGAGATGCCTAACttcttagaaaaataacaaataatgatatatataaaaaaaaaagaaatacccATTTAGAATACCACTCTTGCTTCCACCTATACCATTTGAAATCACATCAACAGTAGATGTTTTTCCAATAATGCATGGGAACATCTTCACCCATAGATTCTACATGTAGAAAAACATATACATtgcaaaaatcaaataaatctgTTAAACATAAGAAAAGGGGAAGAAAAGCACTGACTATAAGATGGAGAGGTTATGTACCTTATTCATCATTATCTCCATTAAAGTCGGACTATTATTAATCATGGTACAAGATTCTCTTGTGGCTTCCGTTCTGAAATCTCTAAATTTCATGCAATTAAACTGGGTGAATAATGGCGCATATTCCTCAACATTTAGTGTCTCTACACTTCCATCCAAGCTTTTGACCCAGAGAGTTTCATCAATCATGGCCAACTTTAGCAGCTCATTCATGGCAGCCAAAGAATGATTCATCAACACCATTTTATCATACTCCATTTCCTCCACTATTTCAACAAATGAAACTGATCAATATAAAAACTTCTACTacttatgataattattattaatctaAGATAAGCTTGAATAAAAAACATGGTTTAATTCGAATGTATTTGAAGTCTACAcgtaattttcattattattggTGACACAAGATGCAAATTTGTTTGAGGCCAAAGAAATATAAACTAGattcacacaaaataaataattaagagaTTGTAAGCTTTTTATCAAATAATCAAGTCTCTATTCTTGagatttaaaatcataaaaccaTGTacgttttgttattattattattgaatgtAAGCAAAAAGACCTCAAGCATTACTGGgtaaagataaaaaagaatttcaataTTCACTAAAAATACATTGAAACTTATAAACGAACCAACAAAAGAGAACCAGATCAattccattaaaaaaaaaatcaaaacatggATTATTCCAATTCATTGACTTTATCTAATTTAGATTCATAATGAATGAGATTATTAAAAgacaaaatacatttttatccaaatattttttatttgtgaatcttaaaatattgttttatcataaaaattttaatcttatattaaagtttcttagAAAAAATTCAATGATATCACAAAAGCTCCATTCATGAATTTGCAGGGTGTATAATTATAGCATAAAGTTACAAACCAACAAAACATTAGAGGAAACAACCCGGGGAAGAGCCACCAACGTCTAGCTATCGTTTGCTCTAAGTTCCAATTAATGTACTTTTGTCAAATAATTCTAAGTTAACACCCAGTGTTTGGTCCCAAGTTTTTCCAAAGATATGTGACTATTttacaaatatgatttatatctataagttttaaaaactactAAAAATATCCACAAATTTGTAGTATCTATTTATAATGAATATGCTCCATCCATAATGACCTTATAACATAATTGACAATaatcaacaacatcaaaataattaCAAGGGAAAGAACAATACATTGATGCATATTAGTTTGATTagattataaattacaatatattaaaaaaattgtgccTTTTTCTCAATATTGTCATTCAAATTAGAATATGAACTTTTCCGAAGGACATAGTAAcagtctctctctctctctctctctctctctctctctatatatatatatatatatatatatatatatatataaagttatcaaacatttttcaagttctcaaaaactagtt
Proteins encoded in this region:
- the LOC138349315 gene encoding homeobox-leucine zipper protein ANTHOCYANINLESS 2-like encodes the protein MEYDKMVLMNHSLAAMNELLKLAMIDETLWVKSLDGSVETLNVEEYAPLFTQFNCMKFRDFRTEATRESCTMINNSPTLMEIMMNKNLWVKMFPCIIGKTSTVDVISNGIGGSKSGILNGNCQRFPSGCVVQDLLDGYSKVTWIEHMKYNENVVHHLYRPMVRSGLGFGAQRWMATLQRILDSDEVLFVAVGLNGEKNVGKLAQCMTHNFCAGVCGTAHQWQIVQLAKGKDVKLMKRNNISDLGEPNGIVLSATKTIWLPVKHQRLFKFLIDERTRSQWDVFSNIGDFMKLVVYIPKDHNIDNNISVFQANGHGTSTNQNNMMILQDTFTDATGSLVVYARMDSLAMNVVKKIGDPSSVALFPCGIAIVPDSFQDCNDNVFYGGSLVTIGLQMLVKPFQNKTHTIESAKNANGIIKGVDNEIVDYDMFQAQRDFEDHMSAANGFDELYVIW